A window of the Leucothrix mucor DSM 2157 genome harbors these coding sequences:
- the ybaK gene encoding Cys-tRNA(Pro) deacylase, whose translation MTPATKQAQKAGIAYKIHQYEHDPAAQGYGEEAAQAMGVDAVRVFKTLLIALNGEPKNLAVAVVPVSGQLNLKAAASALGAKKAAMADTKIAQSTTGYILGGISPLGQKKRLPTLIDNSAFEFETIFVSGGRRGLEIELSAADLKQLCNAKSAACASG comes from the coding sequence ATGACACCGGCGACCAAGCAAGCGCAGAAAGCAGGAATTGCGTACAAAATCCATCAATATGAACATGACCCCGCTGCGCAGGGATATGGTGAGGAAGCGGCTCAGGCAATGGGTGTCGATGCTGTGCGGGTGTTTAAAACCTTATTGATTGCCTTAAATGGCGAGCCGAAAAATCTGGCGGTTGCTGTCGTGCCGGTTTCCGGACAGTTGAACCTTAAAGCGGCCGCCTCTGCTTTAGGCGCTAAAAAAGCGGCGATGGCAGATACCAAGATTGCGCAAAGTACCACCGGCTATATTTTGGGTGGCATTAGCCCGCTTGGGCAGAAGAAGCGATTGCCAACATTGATTGATAATTCTGCCTTTGAGTTTGAAACAATTTTTGTGAGTGGTGGGCGACGCGGGCTTGAAATTGAGTTGAGCGCCGCAGATTTAAAACAGCTGTGTAATGCCAAATCAGCAGCTTGTGCGAGTGGTTAA
- a CDS encoding ankyrin repeat domain-containing protein: MLSSTGFASVTPDTRPTSTAYTKATFVESHAMLSRAVERPSYAVAGRPQNKATSGARPDPRQLLDASLRGDLALVQELVRQKVNIQFANEDGERALHMAASRGHLAIVIFLISHGANMNARTVNNWIPLHHAIRFNHPVVANYLLAKGAPPYFRTADGVNSLQIAETMRNQKMISLVMKYM; encoded by the coding sequence ATGCTAAGCAGTACTGGCTTTGCCTCGGTTACGCCTGACACTCGGCCTACTTCGACGGCTTATACCAAAGCGACATTTGTAGAGTCACACGCCATGCTATCCCGTGCTGTGGAGCGTCCTAGCTATGCAGTTGCCGGTCGGCCACAAAACAAGGCCACCTCTGGAGCTCGTCCAGACCCGCGCCAGTTATTAGATGCCAGCCTGCGTGGCGATTTAGCCTTGGTGCAGGAGCTCGTGCGCCAAAAGGTGAATATTCAATTTGCCAATGAAGATGGCGAGCGTGCACTACACATGGCGGCCTCGCGTGGTCATTTAGCGATTGTGATCTTTTTGATCAGTCATGGTGCGAATATGAATGCCCGTACGGTGAATAACTGGATTCCGTTGCATCATGCCATTCGCTTTAATCATCCGGTAGTGGCTAATTATTTGCTGGCGAAAGGTGCACCACCATACTTTCGTACGGCTGATGGCGTGAACTCTCTGCAGATTGCCGAAACCATGCGTAACCAAAAAATGATTAGCTTGGTCATGAAGTATATGTAG
- a CDS encoding sulfite exporter TauE/SafE family protein, whose product MEQVQSLATHWLLILVVVAFFAGYVDAIAGGGGMILIPALLFAGIPAVAAMAANKIVAMSGTAIAVVKFALARQVNWKVVAWSALPCLLASYLGGRVALHMSDELLAWAILICIPIALYFVLRGKQAIKAEEGASAKKSPLALAPIGFYDGLLGPGTGTYMTIAMRRVLSLDYLQATATTKPLNLLTNVGAAIAFLFAGKVIWSLALPMLLANMAGAWLGSHSAIRNGEKFIRYMLIVVLTVMLVANLFKLLME is encoded by the coding sequence ATGGAGCAGGTTCAGTCATTGGCGACTCACTGGTTATTGATTCTGGTCGTTGTCGCCTTTTTTGCCGGTTATGTGGATGCTATTGCTGGCGGCGGCGGGATGATTTTGATTCCGGCGCTGCTATTTGCAGGCATTCCGGCAGTCGCGGCAATGGCGGCTAATAAAATCGTAGCCATGTCAGGTACTGCAATCGCAGTCGTTAAATTTGCCTTAGCTCGCCAAGTGAATTGGAAGGTTGTAGCCTGGAGTGCATTGCCGTGTTTATTGGCATCCTACTTAGGTGGTCGGGTGGCTTTGCATATGAGTGATGAGCTGTTAGCTTGGGCTATTCTGATCTGTATTCCTATCGCTTTGTACTTTGTCTTGCGTGGTAAACAAGCGATTAAGGCAGAGGAAGGCGCATCTGCAAAAAAATCTCCCTTAGCATTAGCACCGATCGGTTTTTATGATGGATTATTAGGGCCGGGGACGGGCACTTATATGACCATCGCAATGCGCCGAGTATTGAGCTTGGATTATTTGCAGGCGACGGCGACGACTAAGCCATTAAACCTGCTAACCAATGTAGGGGCTGCAATTGCATTTTTATTTGCAGGAAAAGTGATCTGGAGTCTGGCACTGCCGATGCTGCTGGCCAATATGGCCGGTGCGTGGCTGGGTAGTCATTCTGCCATTCGCAATGGTGAAAAATTCATTCGGTATATGCTGATCGTGGTGCTAACGGTGATGTTGGTTGCGAACTTATTTAAGCTGCTAATGGAATGA
- a CDS encoding type II secretion system protein N translates to MKTVKLILLGLITFIITALWLTPAAFVEPHIERMAPNVQLTGSSGTIWSGQATNARVNGFDLGRVNWTVLPIKSLLSLSLVSDVTIDSPQLKASGQASYGLDRGIKLDNTNFEADASLLSRVQRFAQLGGEFQGLIEHAEIYPEGFPVINGVLNFSQGEILAPVRLDPGNYRADISSENDTLVAEITNASAPLDINGKLTLQNDWKYQVNISAKPQANMNPVAKGFLRSQGGNPGPDGTFLINRKGALPKMQLY, encoded by the coding sequence ATGAAAACGGTTAAGCTGATTTTATTAGGTCTGATTACCTTCATTATCACCGCCCTATGGCTAACCCCAGCGGCATTTGTTGAACCTCATATTGAGCGCATGGCACCTAATGTCCAGCTGACTGGCAGCAGTGGTACCATTTGGTCAGGTCAGGCAACTAATGCTCGCGTGAATGGCTTTGATTTAGGCCGGGTTAATTGGACAGTGCTACCGATTAAAAGCTTACTAAGCTTATCTTTAGTCAGCGATGTGACTATTGATAGCCCACAACTCAAAGCCAGTGGACAAGCCAGTTACGGACTAGATCGTGGCATTAAACTGGATAACACCAACTTTGAAGCCGATGCCAGCCTACTCTCACGAGTACAACGCTTTGCACAATTGGGTGGTGAATTTCAGGGGCTAATTGAGCATGCTGAGATTTATCCAGAAGGATTCCCTGTAATCAATGGCGTGTTGAATTTTAGCCAGGGAGAAATCCTTGCACCCGTTAGACTGGACCCCGGCAATTACCGTGCAGATATTAGCTCTGAAAACGATACACTGGTTGCTGAAATCACCAATGCCAGCGCGCCACTGGATATCAATGGCAAGCTGACACTGCAAAATGACTGGAAATACCAGGTTAATATTTCAGCGAAGCCACAGGCAAATATGAATCCGGTTGCTAAGGGCTTTTTGCGCTCACAAGGTGGCAACCCCGGCCCTGATGGTACCTTCCTGATTAATCGCAAAGGTGCGCTGCCGAAAATGCAGCTTTACTAA
- the gspM gene encoding type II secretion system protein GspM, whose protein sequence is MKQWFMMLSSREKTLVSVAAIVVPILLIWLLFLQPMIKEHAALQQQIEDRLTILEKVRQQSTQIKQLRASGGRQASTNRGNPQQKIESVLRTWRLRSDLNEMRTIASNTVKLDLKSSAEADNVMRFLYDAETKFGFTVKELSMKPGKEVGTSTAVVTLEAK, encoded by the coding sequence ATGAAACAGTGGTTTATGATGCTGAGCTCGCGCGAAAAAACATTAGTGAGTGTGGCGGCTATCGTGGTGCCCATTCTATTAATCTGGTTGCTGTTTTTGCAGCCGATGATTAAAGAGCATGCAGCTCTGCAACAGCAGATAGAAGACCGGTTGACGATTTTAGAAAAAGTACGCCAGCAAAGCACTCAGATTAAGCAATTACGCGCTAGTGGCGGTCGCCAAGCCTCAACTAACCGTGGCAATCCACAGCAGAAAATCGAAAGTGTGCTCAGAACATGGCGCTTACGCTCCGACTTAAATGAAATGCGCACCATCGCCAGCAATACGGTCAAACTTGATCTGAAAAGCAGCGCGGAAGCCGATAACGTCATGCGCTTTCTATACGATGCCGAAACCAAGTTTGGCTTTACGGTAAAAGAGTTGTCGATGAAGCCTGGTAAAGAAGTGGGTACCTCCACTGCTGTCGTTACACTGGAGGCCAAATGA
- the gspL gene encoding type II secretion system protein GspL, with amino-acid sequence MQLLIIKLSSPEDAPLFACISNKQTEASFVQGTWDDVRKQQRGRKVLLLIPDDEVLLAETHIPSKNKKQMLQALPYALEETLAEDIEDLHFSAYRATESDPVQAAIINHERLGVWVDALKSQDLTVNYVLPGVFALSVPSDGWSVLIGEQEAQIRQSMFKGFACDVDTLDFLLPPQLEQDPPEALYVSGDSLRLTRLLQDQDIEIRAGNATGLLQYNDIAPTLELNLLNNYSRGESALNGINWSPWKPVAVIAGLLLLTWVGMFTWQNHQLKQQLESVEDQIGSVYRSTISGGRLTEADAQLSSMTSTLSILEGGSEVSGTSPLPTIAKVAPLFKQFQEMTIKELGFRRNKVEINVEAPNLSMLENFKSAASKNQLSVSIGSSKTTANNVTSTLTVQEAL; translated from the coding sequence ATGCAGCTGCTTATCATCAAACTATCAAGTCCGGAGGATGCCCCGCTATTTGCTTGTATAAGTAATAAGCAGACTGAAGCATCTTTTGTTCAAGGCACTTGGGACGACGTCCGCAAACAACAGCGTGGTAGAAAGGTACTACTGCTGATTCCTGATGATGAGGTGTTACTGGCCGAAACTCATATTCCCAGCAAAAATAAAAAGCAGATGCTACAAGCCCTGCCCTATGCTTTGGAAGAAACGCTGGCTGAAGACATTGAAGACTTGCACTTCAGTGCCTATCGCGCCACGGAAAGCGACCCGGTACAGGCCGCGATCATCAATCACGAGCGTTTAGGCGTTTGGGTTGATGCACTCAAATCACAAGATCTTACCGTCAATTATGTACTGCCCGGCGTATTTGCCTTATCCGTCCCTAGCGATGGTTGGTCAGTATTAATTGGTGAGCAGGAAGCGCAAATTCGCCAATCAATGTTTAAAGGCTTTGCCTGCGATGTTGATACGCTTGATTTCTTGTTACCGCCACAGCTTGAGCAAGACCCACCTGAAGCACTGTATGTGAGTGGTGATAGCTTGCGATTGACGCGCTTGCTACAAGATCAGGATATTGAAATTCGCGCGGGTAATGCCACAGGCCTGCTTCAATACAATGACATTGCTCCCACTTTAGAACTCAATCTCCTCAATAATTACAGCCGTGGCGAAAGCGCTTTAAACGGCATCAACTGGTCACCATGGAAACCGGTTGCGGTGATTGCCGGTTTATTATTACTGACATGGGTTGGCATGTTCACTTGGCAAAATCATCAATTAAAACAACAACTGGAGTCGGTTGAAGATCAGATTGGTAGCGTGTATCGCTCAACCATTAGCGGTGGCAGGCTCACCGAAGCCGATGCGCAACTCTCTTCAATGACCAGTACTTTATCGATTCTTGAAGGTGGCTCAGAAGTGAGTGGCACTTCACCGCTTCCGACGATTGCCAAGGTTGCCCCATTGTTTAAACAGTTTCAGGAAATGACCATTAAAGAACTGGGTTTCCGACGTAATAAAGTCGAAATCAATGTCGAGGCACCAAACCTCAGTATGCTGGAAAACTTTAAAAGTGCGGCCTCAAAAAATCAATTGAGTGTGAGCATTGGCTCATCAAAGACGACGGCCAATAATGTGACCTCGACACTGACTGTGCAGGAGGCATTATGA
- the gspK gene encoding type II secretion system minor pseudopilin GspK — MHPSHRNRFNQKSPREQQGAALIIALVIMTIAVTISANILFRQQLNTRLSSNINNLEQAYIYATGIEDWTRTILARDSEEAPETDNLTEPWATEIPPIPIPGGSMTGRLYDLQALINVNNVYPPENPIPEVDEVVSETVDADNEPLSPEDAAQAREHNRYIIARQRVANMVVVADPDETLGVPINVVDVLQDWIDEDQNTLEGGAESDHYRSQEIAYSTANSRMVSPTELRLLKGIDKDGYKLLRKYFTALPEMTSVNVNTASYEVIQALGFTPEAAENIVSVRDDTPFEALEEFLRLAVVEPAMQPDADGNVLVYGHDISITSSYFLLQGEINIGTARIYINSILHRNDGKVNVISRDFSNQQLLESE, encoded by the coding sequence ATGCACCCTTCTCACCGCAATCGTTTTAACCAGAAATCACCCCGCGAACAGCAAGGCGCAGCGCTGATTATTGCGCTGGTGATTATGACGATTGCGGTGACGATTTCGGCGAATATCTTATTTCGCCAGCAGTTAAATACTCGCTTATCCAGCAATATCAACAATCTGGAGCAAGCGTATATTTACGCTACGGGTATTGAAGACTGGACGCGAACAATTCTCGCGCGTGACTCGGAAGAAGCGCCGGAAACAGATAATTTAACCGAGCCATGGGCCACTGAAATCCCACCGATTCCAATCCCCGGCGGCAGCATGACTGGTCGATTGTATGACCTGCAAGCGCTGATCAATGTGAATAATGTTTACCCGCCTGAAAATCCGATTCCAGAAGTGGATGAAGTCGTCAGCGAAACAGTGGATGCGGATAACGAGCCGCTATCTCCTGAAGATGCTGCACAGGCTCGGGAACACAACCGCTATATTATTGCTAGGCAGCGAGTCGCCAATATGGTCGTAGTCGCTGACCCTGACGAAACGCTGGGTGTACCGATCAATGTGGTTGATGTATTACAAGATTGGATCGATGAAGATCAAAACACCCTTGAAGGTGGCGCTGAATCTGACCATTATCGCTCACAAGAAATCGCTTACAGCACTGCCAATAGCCGTATGGTTAGCCCAACGGAATTGCGCCTGCTAAAAGGCATCGATAAAGATGGCTACAAGCTGCTGCGTAAATACTTCACTGCCCTACCTGAAATGACTAGCGTCAATGTGAATACCGCCTCCTATGAGGTAATTCAAGCGCTCGGCTTTACCCCAGAAGCCGCTGAAAACATTGTCTCAGTTCGTGATGATACGCCATTTGAAGCACTGGAAGAGTTTTTGCGATTAGCCGTGGTCGAGCCTGCCATGCAGCCTGATGCCGATGGCAATGTGTTGGTTTACGGGCATGATATTTCGATTACCAGTAGCTATTTTTTGCTGCAAGGTGAGATCAACATCGGTACCGCTCGGATCTATATCAATAGTATTTTGCACCGAAATGATGGTAAAGTTAACGTCATTTCGCGCGATTTTAGCAACCAACAACTCTTAGAATCAGAATAA
- a CDS encoding transglycosylase SLT domain-containing protein yields MPAFRTLCFSLLIVFSGTAVADEASDRALFKDTYAQLKAGKTANISSLKNYILYPYLEYQSLTNNLSGTSTKTLTQFLRDNSDSPLSKDLQVSLMQRYNVEGQWGQTFTEYQGVNDSIKARCLHLQARVELGDKEKALEEGKTIWMSGRDRPKQCDALFAQLKSNGQLKRDDYWARIKLAIDRGATSLAKSISRPLSKSDQQLVKLWITARSKPQSALSSKLMNKDTPRTREVAAYAIKRLARNDTESARDEFQNALKKYKFSIPQQAEISRYIAVRDALDHEDHALTSLSAIPEEYRDTDANNWLARLAVRQGNWRVLLEAIEAMPAEQQEESSWQYWKARALEAEKQPEAAKAIYQKVAENASFYGFLSADQLGQPYTSLDRTTPALDHLIPGLLTVPGIQRALELLALDMKTEARAEWFHVLEGRNKEQMLAAAKLAQDRGYHFTAILTISRAKDWNEVGLRFPMAYESIIRQTAAKQGVPASLIYGVARRESAFDPNIVSSAKAQGLMQLIPPTAKQVAKELGLKRLSTRQVFEPETNVLLGASYLKSLLKRFDGNYALATASYNAGPHRMPRWAPDYPLEAARWIESIPYNETRNYVQAVMSYMVIYEYKLNGPGQPVTRLSERLAPIKP; encoded by the coding sequence ATGCCTGCTTTTCGTACTCTTTGTTTCTCCCTGTTAATCGTTTTCTCCGGCACTGCCGTGGCTGACGAGGCGAGCGACCGTGCGCTATTTAAAGACACTTACGCCCAATTAAAGGCAGGAAAGACAGCGAATATCAGCTCGCTGAAAAACTATATTCTGTACCCGTACCTTGAGTACCAGAGTCTTACTAACAACTTGTCGGGCACATCAACTAAGACACTGACGCAGTTTCTTCGTGACAACAGCGACTCTCCACTGAGTAAAGACCTACAAGTCAGCCTAATGCAGCGCTACAACGTTGAAGGGCAATGGGGTCAAACCTTCACCGAGTATCAGGGAGTCAATGACAGTATTAAAGCACGCTGCTTACACCTGCAAGCACGTGTCGAACTAGGCGATAAAGAAAAAGCGCTGGAAGAAGGCAAAACGATCTGGATGTCGGGTCGTGACCGTCCAAAACAGTGTGATGCCCTATTTGCACAACTTAAAAGTAATGGTCAGTTAAAACGTGATGATTACTGGGCGCGTATTAAGTTAGCGATTGATCGGGGTGCAACCTCGCTCGCCAAAAGTATTTCCCGTCCGCTCTCCAAAAGCGATCAACAACTAGTGAAACTTTGGATTACTGCGCGCAGCAAACCGCAGTCTGCATTGTCATCCAAGTTAATGAATAAGGATACGCCGCGCACTCGTGAAGTCGCGGCCTATGCGATTAAGCGCTTGGCTCGTAATGACACTGAGTCGGCACGCGACGAATTTCAGAATGCACTAAAGAAATACAAGTTCAGCATTCCGCAACAAGCAGAAATCAGCCGCTATATCGCCGTACGTGATGCACTGGATCATGAAGATCATGCGCTCACCTCGCTATCGGCTATTCCAGAAGAATATCGCGATACCGATGCCAATAACTGGCTGGCTCGCTTAGCGGTTCGTCAAGGTAATTGGCGAGTACTGTTGGAAGCCATTGAGGCGATGCCTGCTGAGCAGCAAGAAGAAAGCAGCTGGCAGTATTGGAAGGCTCGCGCCCTAGAGGCCGAGAAGCAGCCCGAAGCGGCTAAAGCGATTTACCAAAAAGTTGCTGAGAATGCTTCTTTCTATGGCTTTTTATCCGCCGATCAACTTGGGCAGCCATACACCAGCCTAGACAGAACGACTCCTGCCTTAGATCACTTGATTCCCGGGTTACTCACAGTACCCGGTATTCAACGTGCACTGGAATTGCTGGCACTGGATATGAAAACCGAAGCTCGGGCTGAGTGGTTTCATGTGCTTGAAGGCCGCAATAAAGAGCAAATGCTCGCGGCTGCAAAACTGGCACAAGATCGTGGCTATCACTTTACCGCTATTTTGACCATTTCACGTGCTAAAGATTGGAATGAGGTTGGCCTACGCTTCCCAATGGCTTACGAATCAATCATTCGCCAAACGGCAGCTAAACAAGGCGTACCAGCATCATTGATTTATGGTGTGGCACGTCGTGAAAGTGCTTTTGACCCCAATATTGTGTCTAGTGCTAAAGCGCAAGGCTTGATGCAGCTGATTCCACCGACCGCTAAACAAGTGGCTAAAGAGCTGGGGCTTAAACGCCTGAGCACTAGACAAGTCTTTGAGCCTGAAACCAATGTGCTGCTCGGCGCAAGCTACTTAAAATCATTACTTAAGCGTTTTGATGGCAACTATGCACTAGCGACCGCTTCATACAATGCTGGCCCACACCGCATGCCAAGATGGGCACCGGATTATCCGTTGGAAGCTGCTCGTTGGATTGAGAGCATTCCGTATAATGAAACACGCAACTATGTTCAGGCCGTGATGAGTTATATGGTTATTTATGAATATAAGCTCAATGGACCGGGCCAACCAGTGACTCGCTTGAGTGAACGCCTAGCGCCAATAAAACCTTAA
- the rsgA gene encoding ribosome small subunit-dependent GTPase A — translation MSNETHVQTQGTGRVITRFGAELLVQCADGTSLRCTTKRKLDNVACGDWVEWQSNPTGTARIDKILPRKNDITRSTYRGKPRTIAANVDQLLIVSAWLPVPIWELVDRYLIAAERLSADAVIIMNKSDLSGLATDVDWQALADYEAIGYSIMHINALDDASGEQLNEVMRGKTNILLGRSGVGKSSIANKIMPDAEILTSDISGSGEGRHTTTTANLYELSDGAYLIDSPGVRDYALDNLSEIQLANGYREFKPYMNQCKFSNCTHNHEPQCAIRAAAEAEEISPRRYERYLAALNSM, via the coding sequence ATGAGCAACGAGACTCATGTGCAAACTCAAGGCACCGGTCGGGTTATCACCCGGTTCGGTGCCGAATTATTGGTGCAATGCGCTGACGGCACTAGCTTGCGCTGTACCACTAAGCGCAAGCTGGATAATGTAGCCTGTGGCGACTGGGTAGAATGGCAAAGTAACCCAACGGGTACGGCGCGCATCGACAAAATTCTACCGCGCAAGAATGACATTACCCGCTCCACGTATCGGGGCAAGCCGCGCACCATTGCGGCCAATGTCGATCAGCTGCTGATTGTTAGCGCCTGGTTGCCAGTGCCTATTTGGGAATTGGTTGATCGCTATTTAATTGCTGCTGAGCGCTTATCTGCCGATGCAGTTATCATTATGAATAAGAGTGACCTGTCAGGCTTGGCGACTGATGTTGACTGGCAAGCACTGGCTGACTATGAAGCCATTGGTTACTCCATTATGCATATCAATGCCTTGGATGATGCTAGCGGCGAGCAGCTCAATGAAGTCATGCGTGGCAAAACGAATATTTTATTGGGTCGCTCTGGCGTTGGAAAATCATCAATTGCCAATAAAATTATGCCGGATGCCGAGATTCTAACCTCGGATATTTCAGGCTCGGGCGAAGGACGACACACCACGACCACTGCAAACTTGTATGAATTATCAGATGGGGCTTATCTGATTGATTCACCGGGTGTTCGTGATTATGCCTTGGACAATCTTAGCGAAATTCAGTTGGCCAATGGATATCGTGAGTTCAAACCGTATATGAATCAGTGTAAGTTCAGCAACTGTACGCATAATCATGAACCTCAGTGTGCGATACGGGCAGCAGCAGAGGCTGAAGAAATCTCACCTCGACGCTATGAACGCTATCTTGCAGCACTGAACAGTATGTAA
- a CDS encoding M48 family metallopeptidase — translation MPTFTLIFILAIIATIGTQLWLSFRQSRYVAEHRPAVPAEFAESITLKEHQKAADYTQAKGKLGRIELIISTVLLLIWTLGGGLQWLNSLWADSGWGELASGTAVILSFMVISSLLDIPTSLYRTFVIEEKFGFNKSTLKTLAVDLVKTLMLSLVIGVPLIMLVLWLMNSAGSLWWFYAWLAITAFSLVMMWAYPKFIAPIFNKFTPLESGEVLDRITTLLERNGFSSQGVFMMDGSRRSSHGNAYFTGFGKNKRIVFFDTLLKQLTPKQVEAVLAHELGHFKHKHVFKGMIVSVLSTLLGFMLLAFLMKQEWFYQQLGVQNQSTHMALLLFLLVSPVFTFFIGPVMSWWSRKHEFEADAFAAKESSAEELISALVGLYKKNAGTLTPDPLYSAFYDSHPPASIRIAHLRRQ, via the coding sequence ATGCCTACCTTCACGTTGATATTTATCTTAGCAATAATCGCGACTATCGGCACTCAACTCTGGCTATCATTTCGCCAGTCCCGATATGTGGCAGAACATCGCCCTGCAGTACCGGCAGAATTTGCCGAGTCCATCACGCTAAAAGAGCACCAAAAAGCGGCGGATTACACGCAGGCTAAAGGTAAACTGGGCCGCATTGAGCTGATTATTAGTACCGTTCTATTGCTGATCTGGACCTTAGGTGGCGGCTTACAGTGGCTAAATAGCTTGTGGGCTGATAGCGGATGGGGGGAACTGGCAAGCGGTACCGCCGTGATTCTAAGCTTTATGGTGATTTCCAGCCTGCTGGACATTCCAACCTCACTGTATCGCACCTTCGTGATAGAGGAAAAATTTGGTTTTAACAAATCCACGCTCAAAACATTAGCCGTAGATTTAGTCAAAACCCTGATGCTGTCATTAGTGATCGGCGTACCGCTTATCATGTTAGTGCTGTGGCTAATGAATTCAGCCGGTTCCTTGTGGTGGTTCTATGCTTGGCTAGCAATTACCGCCTTTTCATTAGTGATGATGTGGGCATATCCAAAATTTATTGCACCGATATTTAATAAATTTACCCCGCTGGAATCAGGCGAAGTACTGGACCGGATTACCACCTTGTTAGAGCGCAATGGTTTCAGCTCTCAAGGCGTGTTTATGATGGATGGCTCGCGCCGCTCCAGTCATGGAAATGCCTACTTTACCGGCTTTGGTAAAAACAAGCGGATTGTGTTTTTCGACACCCTGCTAAAGCAGCTGACACCTAAGCAAGTTGAAGCCGTATTAGCTCATGAACTCGGTCATTTTAAACATAAACACGTCTTTAAAGGCATGATCGTATCGGTGCTAAGCACCCTGCTTGGCTTTATGTTATTGGCCTTTTTAATGAAGCAGGAATGGTTTTACCAGCAACTTGGCGTACAGAATCAGTCAACCCATATGGCTCTGCTGTTGTTTCTCCTCGTTAGTCCGGTATTTACTTTTTTTATCGGTCCTGTCATGTCATGGTGGTCCCGCAAACACGAGTTTGAAGCCGACGCTTTTGCCGCAAAAGAATCCAGTGCTGAGGAACTCATCAGTGCCCTCGTCGGTCTATACAAAAAGAACGCCGGTACATTAACACCCGATCCACTGTACTCAGCGTTTTACGATTCACACCCACCTGCCTCAATTCGTATTGCCCATTTAAGAAGGCAATAG
- the orn gene encoding oligoribonuclease — protein MHVDNNNLIWIDLEMTGLDTVNDQIIEIATVITDKELNILAEGPVIAIHQSDEIMAGMDSWNQKQHGSSGLIERVRNSTHTEAMAEAETIAFLSQYIDAGKSPMCGNSICQDRRFMARTMPLLEDFFHYRNLDVSTLKELAVRWKPEVAKGFKKKGSHLAMDDIVDSIAELQYYRKEIMSI, from the coding sequence ATGCATGTAGACAACAATAATTTAATCTGGATTGATCTGGAAATGACCGGTCTGGATACTGTGAATGATCAGATCATCGAAATTGCGACGGTGATTACCGATAAAGAACTGAACATTTTGGCAGAAGGGCCAGTGATCGCCATTCATCAATCCGATGAGATCATGGCGGGAATGGACTCCTGGAACCAGAAACAGCATGGATCGTCCGGTTTGATTGAGCGAGTGCGTAACAGTACGCATACCGAAGCGATGGCTGAAGCGGAAACGATTGCGTTCCTGAGTCAGTACATTGATGCGGGCAAGTCGCCAATGTGTGGCAACAGCATTTGTCAGGATCGTCGCTTTATGGCGCGCACGATGCCGCTATTGGAAGATTTCTTCCATTACCGCAATTTGGATGTCAGCACATTGAAAGAGTTAGCAGTACGCTGGAAGCCGGAAGTAGCCAAAGGCTTTAAAAAGAAAGGCTCGCATTTGGCCATGGATGACATTGTGGATTCTATTGCTGAGCTACAGTATTACCGCAAAGAAATCATGTCGATCTGA